Proteins co-encoded in one Puntigrus tetrazona isolate hp1 chromosome 20, ASM1883169v1, whole genome shotgun sequence genomic window:
- the gpr63 gene encoding probable G-protein coupled receptor 63 has translation MFYSSTSPPVASGQPSATLYLVPKVLTQPRTITRAMDNSSAKVNGSLELRTLSEYVTPSTGWQDPVQGLNLPLQVFFGLVIICVLLLAFLGNMVVCLMVYQRAAMRSAINILLASLAFADMMLAVLNMPFALVTMVTTRWIFGEAFCRISAMFFWMFLMEGVAILMIISVDRFLIIVQKQDKLSPRRAKLLIAVSWSLSFCFSFPLSIGHPALYIPPRAPQCVFGYTVERSDHTYVMLIMLVFFFVPFLVMLYTFMGILSTLRHNALRIHSHPDSVCLSQASKLGLMSLQRPFQMNVDMSFKTRAFTTILILFSVFTACWAPFATYSLLSTFSHAFYYRQNFFEISTWLLWICYLKSALNPLIYYWRIKKFRDACLDLMPKYFKFLPQLPGHTKRRIRPSAVYVCGEHRSVV, from the coding sequence ATGTTTTATTCCTCCACTAGTCCACCTGTGGCTTCAGGGCAGCCTAGCGCCACCCTGTACCTCGTGCCCAAGGTGCTGACCCAGCCACGGACAATTACAAGAGCCATGGACAATTCATCGGCAAAAGTCAATGGTTCGCTAGAGCTCCGGACGCTATCGGAATATGTCACGCCTTCAACCGGTTGGCAGGACCCTGTTCAGGGCCTGAACCTGCCCCTCCAGGTGTTCTTTGGCTTGGTCATCATCTGCGTGCTGCTGCTGGCCTTCCTCGGAAACATGGTGGTCTGCCTCATGGTTTACCAGAGAGCCGCTATGCGTTCCGCTATTAACATCTTGCTGGCCAGCCTCGCCTTTGCCGATATGATGTTAGCGGTCCTCAACATGCCCTTTGCGCTAGTCACAATGGTTACCACGCGCTGGATCTTCGGAGAGGCATTTTGTCGCATTTCGGCCATGTTTTTCTGGATGTTCCTGATGGAGGGAGTGGCTATTTTGATGATCATAAGCGTGGACCGCTTCCTAATCATCGTGCAAAAGCAGGACAAACTCAGTCCACGCAGGGCCAAATTGTTGATTGCGGTCTCATGGTCTCTGTCTTTCTGCTTTTCCTTCCCTCTTTCCATTGGCCATCCAGCCCTGTACATTCCTCCCAGAGCACCGCAGTGTGTTTTTGGCTACACGGTTGAGCGTAGCGACCACACTTACGTGATGCTCATCATGCTGGTGTTCTTCTTTGTACCATTCCTGGTGATGCTCTACACGTTCATGGGCATCTTGAGTACGCTCAGGCACAATGCGCTGCGCATCCACTCCCACCCTGACTCAGTGTGCCTCAGCCAGGCCAGCAAGCTGGGTCTGATGAGTCTGCAGAGGCCCTTTCAGATGAACGTTGACATGAGCTTCAAAACACGTGCCTTCACTACGATCCTCATTCTGTTCTCAGTCTTCACTGCATGCTGGGCTCCATTCGCTACGTACAGCTTGTTGTCCACCTTCAGTCATGCCTTCTACTACCGGCAGAACTTTTTTGAGATCAGCACATGGTTGCTGTGGATCTGCTACCTCAAGTCAGCCCTAAATCCTCTCATCTACTACTGGAGAATCAAGAAGTTCCGTGACGCCTGCCTTGACCTGATGCCCAAGTACTTCAAGTTCCTGCCACAACTGCCTGGCCACACCAAGAGACGTATCCGTCCCAGTGCTGTTTATGTGTGTGGGGAGCATCGATCTGTGGTGTAG
- the ndufaf4 gene encoding NADH dehydrogenase [ubiquinone] 1 alpha subcomplex assembly factor 4 isoform X2, with the protein MGSRVTRLFRNFNIENRAHREISKTKSKAAPRHSAPIGIPQEDIAEINKKNDSLLSMLKDVYVESKDPVPQDEALPEVKKVEEETQQRALKHSLPSAPYGFCDITVVPKGKISLVEALTALNNHKLLPKTWTPEKLAEEYSLDPKDAKALTEFFFPFDVIIIPPKTEETKRIDS; encoded by the exons ATGGGCTCAAGAGTTACACGCCTGTTTAGAAACTTCAATATAGAGAATCGCGCTCACCGAGAAATAAGCAAGACAAAATCTAAAGCAGCGCCACGGCATTCAGCACCAATCGGTATTCCACAAGAAGACATTGCGG AGATCAACAAGAAGAATGATTCGCTGCTGTCAATGCTGAAGGATGTGTATGTGGAGTCTAAAGATCCAGTTCCTCAG GACGAAGCACTTCCAGAGGTTAAGAAGGTCGAGGAGGAGACGCAGCAAAGGGCGCTGAAGCATAGTCTACCGAGTGCCCCCTATGGTTTCTGTGACATCACTGTTGTGCCGAAAGGCAAAATTTCACTTGTGGAAGCGTTAACTGCACTGAACAATCACAAACTCTTGCCTAAAACATGGACTCCAGAGAAGCTGGCAGAGGAGTACTCTCTAGACCCAAAAGATGCCAAAGCGCTGACAGAATTCTTTTTTCCCTTTGACGTCATAATCATTCCACCAAAAACAGAGGAGACTAAGCGGATTGATTCTTAG
- the ndufaf4 gene encoding NADH dehydrogenase [ubiquinone] 1 alpha subcomplex assembly factor 4 isoform X1: MGSRVTRLFRNFNIENRAHREISKTKSKAAPRHSAPIGIPQEDIAEEINKKNDSLLSMLKDVYVESKDPVPQDEALPEVKKVEEETQQRALKHSLPSAPYGFCDITVVPKGKISLVEALTALNNHKLLPKTWTPEKLAEEYSLDPKDAKALTEFFFPFDVIIIPPKTEETKRIDS; encoded by the exons ATGGGCTCAAGAGTTACACGCCTGTTTAGAAACTTCAATATAGAGAATCGCGCTCACCGAGAAATAAGCAAGACAAAATCTAAAGCAGCGCCACGGCATTCAGCACCAATCGGTATTCCACAAGAAGACATTGCGG AAGAGATCAACAAGAAGAATGATTCGCTGCTGTCAATGCTGAAGGATGTGTATGTGGAGTCTAAAGATCCAGTTCCTCAG GACGAAGCACTTCCAGAGGTTAAGAAGGTCGAGGAGGAGACGCAGCAAAGGGCGCTGAAGCATAGTCTACCGAGTGCCCCCTATGGTTTCTGTGACATCACTGTTGTGCCGAAAGGCAAAATTTCACTTGTGGAAGCGTTAACTGCACTGAACAATCACAAACTCTTGCCTAAAACATGGACTCCAGAGAAGCTGGCAGAGGAGTACTCTCTAGACCCAAAAGATGCCAAAGCGCTGACAGAATTCTTTTTTCCCTTTGACGTCATAATCATTCCACCAAAAACAGAGGAGACTAAGCGGATTGATTCTTAG